In Providencia hangzhouensis, the DNA window TTTATGTAAAGATGAGGACGAAGCTAGAGAACTCGCTAAAACACTACCAGCTCAAGGGAAATGGCCTTGCCTCTTCACATCAAGCGATACGACTGGTGAAAAAGATTTCGAAGAGTTTTTCACAGATAAAGAAATACTCGACATGGCACGTTTTGAAAATCTCGGCATCATTAAAAATAAAGCGAATTATCAGCCAGAACTATTATCGTTATTTGAAACTGAAATCGCACAAATGAAATCGCAAAAAGCGTGGAATAAAGAACAAATTGTTGCGCTATTTTTTAAAATGATCCCCGATTTCGGCCACCAAGAAACCGGAAAATATCTCGATAGTAAAATGTAAGGCCAGTCAATGAAACCACAAGCACTGATAGAGTTTATTCGAGACACATACAAAACGAATGATTTCATTCCGCTACATGCCCCAACATTTACGGGTAATGAAAAAAATTATGTTGTAGAAACCATCGATAGTACTTTCGTCTCTAGTGTCGGAAAATTCGTCGACGAATTTGAACGAAAGATAGAAGCATTTACTGGTAGCACTCGTGCCGTTGCCACCGTTAATGGGACTGCGGCATTACATACCGCTCTTTATATGGCGGGCGTTCGAGCTAATGATTTAGTTATTACACAAGCATTAACCTTTGTTGCTACTTGTAATGCGCTCTATCATATGGGGGCTCAACCTATTTTTGTTGATGTTTCCCCTATCAGTTTAAGTCTATGTCCTAAAGCGGTAGAACAATACCTCGAAGAACATGCAGAACTCGCTGAGAACGGCTGCTTTCATAAACAAACAAAGCAAGCAATTAAAGCCGTCGTCCCAATGCATACATTTGGTCACCCCGCAGAATTAGACGAATTACTTTCCGTATGTCAAAAATGGCAGCTTGCTTTAGTTGAAGATGCAGCGGAAAGTTTAGGGTCTTTTTATAAAGGTAAGCACACTGGCACTATCGGTGAATTCTCTGCATTAAGCTTTAATGGTAATAAAATCATTACAACTGGCGGTGGCGGGATGGTTCTTTGCGCCACAGAAGAAGCTGGAAAACATACAAAACATGTCACAACAACAGCAAAAATTCCTCATCCATATGAATTTTTTCATGACGAGCCAGGATTTAATTACCGTTTACCCAATTTAAATGCCGCGTTAGGCTGTGCCCAAATGGAACATTTACCCTTATTTTTAGAGCAAAAACGCAGACTCGCAAATCAATACCAAAATTTCTTCGCTGGTAGCGATTATCAATTTGTTGTTGAGCCATCTTATGCGAAATCTAATTATTGGCTAAATGCCGTCATCTGTTCCGATGCAAAATCACGAGATGAGCTGTTGAAACAGACAAATGAAGCAGGTGTAATGACTCGCCCTATTTGGAAACTGATGCACCGTCTACCAATGTTCAAAGACGCTTTATGTGGAGACCTCTGTCAATCTGAGTTTATTGAAGCACATTTAATTAATTTGCCAAGTACACCCATTTTAGTTTAAGAAGAACTTTAAATGAAAAATATAGCAGTATTTACTGGTACTCGTGCTGAATATGGGCTCTTATTTTGGCTCTTAAAGGATATACAAGCCGATCCTGAATTAAATCTACAACTTATAGTTTCAGGAATGCATTTATCTCCTGAATTTGGAGAAACATACCAACAAATAGAGCAAGATGGATTTAATATTACTGAGAAAATAGAAATATTATTGTCTTCTAACTCACCTGTTGGAACTGCAAAAAGCATGGGTCTTGGTATACTTGGTTTTAGTGATGCATTTTCTAGAATAACACCAGATGTTCTCGTTATACTTGGAGACCGGTTTGAAGCATTAGCGGCTGCACAAACAGCAATGATTTTGCGAATTCCTGTGATTCACCTACATGGTGGGGAGATCACAGAAGGTGCATATGATGATGCGATTCGCCATGCTATTACCAAGCTTAGTTACTTACACGGAACTTCAACAGAAGAATACCGCCAACGGGTTATCCAGCTTGGCGAGAGCCCTGAGCGAGTAAAAAATATCGGTGCTATTGGTTTAGACCATCTTAAACGAGGTCAATTCTTAGAGCTTCATGAACTCAGTAAATCTTTAAATTTTAAATTAGAAAACCCCTATTTTTTAGTCACATACCATCCTGTAACATTAGCTAATGAGTCCCCTGAAAAAAGTTTTCAAGCAATTTTGGACGCACTAGATCAATACCCAGACTATCAAGTTATTTTAACCTATCCAAATGCTGATGATGGTGGCCGACGAATTATCCCTATGCTTGAAGCATACGCTACTGAAAATCCTGAACGCATTCTCTCTATACCATCCCTTGGGCAGCTCCGTTATCTAAGTGCGGTCAAGCATGCTGCTGCGGTTATTGGTAACTCCTCGAGTGGTATCATTGAAGTACCGTCATTTAATGTACCAACTGTCAACATAGGTGTTCGACAAAAAGGTCGTTTGGCTGCAGAAAGTGTTCTAAATTGCTCGGCTGACTCAAACTCCATATACGAAACAATTCAATTAGCACTTAGCAAATATAATGATCTTGATAATAAAAAGATCATCAATCCTTATGGTCAGGGTGATAGTAGCAGCCAAGTAATTGACATGATAAAAACATTGCATTTTGAACCTTGCAAAAGATTTTATGACTTACCTTTTGAACTGAAGCAATAGGGTACAACATATGACTATTATTATCGCAGAAGCGGGTGTTAATCATAATGGTAGTGAAAAACTAGCATTTGAGCTTGTTGATGCAGCTTTCAATGCTGGTGCAGACATCGTTAAATTTCAGACCTTTAAAGCTAAGAATTTAGTTACAGAACATGCCGAACAAGCTACATATCAAGTTAAAAATACACAAAAACAAGAATCGCAGCTTGCAATGCTAAGTCGGTTAGAACTGTCCTATGATGCTCATCACCAGCTCATTAAATATTGCAATAAATTAGGCATTGAATTTTTATCCACTGCATTTGATGATGAGAGTCTTGATTTTTTAGTGACTGATCTCGGCTTAAGTCGCTTAAAAATTCCTTCAGGAGAATTAACGAATGCACCATTAGTGCTCAAGCATGCACGCAGTGGTTGTGATTTAATCGTATCCACAGGAATGGCAACATTAGCTGAAATAGAGATGGCATTAGGTGTAATCGCTTTTGGTTACACCAAAGATAAAAGTGCGATGCCTTCAATATCCGCCTTCCAAGAGGCATATGCATCCAAAGCAGGACAAGAAGCATTAAAAACTAAAGTTACCTTATTGCACTGTACCACTGAATATCCAGCACCAATGGAAGAAATTAATCTATGTGCGATGGATACGTTAGGTCTTGCATTTGCTCTACCAATGGGATATTCAGATCACAGTGAAGGAATTACGATTCCAATTGCCGCTACTGCTCGCGGAGCCGTATTAATTGAAAAGCACTTTACTCTTGATAAAAATATGGAAGGTCCTGATCATAAAGCATCTCTAGAACCGCAAGAGTTAACCGAAATGGTGAGAGCAATACGGCAAGTCGAACTGGCTTTAGGCTCTAGAATAAAAACACCGACTATATCTGAAATAAAGAATAAATCTGTTGCTCGCAAAAGTTTAGTTGCAGCTAAACCTATTAAAGCTGGTGAGACATTTAGTTCTGAAAACCTAACAATTAAACGACCTGGAAATGGAATATCACCATATAGATACTGGGAGCTCCTAGGAAATACCGCTCATAATGAATATAAGCCTGGAGATTTAATTCTTGAGTAATAAAAAGCCGGTGGTCATTATTGGCGGGGGTGGCCATGCAAGTGTATTAGCAGATATATTACGCTATCAAGATAGGAAAATCCTTTCCGTTATTTGCCCTGATGATATACGAGTAAGAGCTATTTTTAAAAACCTTCCACACTTAATACAAGATCATGAAATTAAAAAATTTCATCCTGATGAGGTCTTATTAATTAATGGAATAGGTATACTTCCAAACTCAAATTTACGAACTAAAGTGAATTCATACTTTACATCATTGGGCTATCAATTTGATAGCGTCATCGCTGATAGTGCTATTGTCTCCAATTATGCAACTCTTCATTCTGGTGTACAAATTTTACCGAGAGCAATAATTCAAGCTGGCACTATCATTAAAGACAATACTATTATTAATACTGGAGCAATTGTTGAACATGATTGCATAATTGGGCGCAATAACCATATTGCCCCCGCTTCCACGATTTGTGGCGAAGTTACAACGTTTGATGATGTATTTATCGGTACTAATGCCACCATAATTCAAGGTATTAGCATCGCTCAAGGTTCAATCATTGGAGCTGGCGCAATAGTTACACAGGATATTTTATTCTCAAGCATTTGTTACCCAAGCCCAATTACCGTCAAAACAAATAAATAGGTTTAAAAGGGATTCTATGAGTTATAATTGGAAAAATGTTCTTATTAATACAGAAAATACTATTCGTGAAGCATTAGAAATTATAAATAATGAAGCTTTACGTGTTGCTCTTGTTATTAATGAGGAACAACATTTAGCCGGTATTGTTACTGATGGGGATATCCGCAGAGGGTTACTAAATAATCTACAGCTAAGCGATCCGATATCCTCAATTATGAATCAATCACCTACTACTGCTAAGGTAGGAACTTCACGTCAAAAACTTGTTGAATTGATGGAATCAAAAAGTATTTTATCAATACCAATAATTGACGATGATAATAGAATAATTGGATTAGAAACGCTGGGTAACTCCCTTAATCAAAAAACATACCAAAACCCTGTATTTATTATGGCTGGTGGATTCGGCACTCGTTTACGCCCACTAACCGATAACTGCCCAAAGCCTATGTTAAAGATTGGGAATAAACCAATTCTTGAAACAGTTATTCGTAGCTTTATCTCTGCAGGGTTCGTTAATTTTTATATATCGACTCATTATATGCCA includes these proteins:
- the neuC gene encoding UDP-N-acetylglucosamine 2-epimerase; its protein translation is MKNIAVFTGTRAEYGLLFWLLKDIQADPELNLQLIVSGMHLSPEFGETYQQIEQDGFNITEKIEILLSSNSPVGTAKSMGLGILGFSDAFSRITPDVLVILGDRFEALAAAQTAMILRIPVIHLHGGEITEGAYDDAIRHAITKLSYLHGTSTEEYRQRVIQLGESPERVKNIGAIGLDHLKRGQFLELHELSKSLNFKLENPYFLVTYHPVTLANESPEKSFQAILDALDQYPDYQVILTYPNADDGGRRIIPMLEAYATENPERILSIPSLGQLRYLSAVKHAAAVIGNSSSGIIEVPSFNVPTVNIGVRQKGRLAAESVLNCSADSNSIYETIQLALSKYNDLDNKKIINPYGQGDSSSQVIDMIKTLHFEPCKRFYDLPFELKQ
- a CDS encoding LegC family aminotransferase — encoded protein: MKPQALIEFIRDTYKTNDFIPLHAPTFTGNEKNYVVETIDSTFVSSVGKFVDEFERKIEAFTGSTRAVATVNGTAALHTALYMAGVRANDLVITQALTFVATCNALYHMGAQPIFVDVSPISLSLCPKAVEQYLEEHAELAENGCFHKQTKQAIKAVVPMHTFGHPAELDELLSVCQKWQLALVEDAAESLGSFYKGKHTGTIGEFSALSFNGNKIITTGGGGMVLCATEEAGKHTKHVTTTAKIPHPYEFFHDEPGFNYRLPNLNAALGCAQMEHLPLFLEQKRRLANQYQNFFAGSDYQFVVEPSYAKSNYWLNAVICSDAKSRDELLKQTNEAGVMTRPIWKLMHRLPMFKDALCGDLCQSEFIEAHLINLPSTPILV
- a CDS encoding acetyltransferase, producing MSNKKPVVIIGGGGHASVLADILRYQDRKILSVICPDDIRVRAIFKNLPHLIQDHEIKKFHPDEVLLINGIGILPNSNLRTKVNSYFTSLGYQFDSVIADSAIVSNYATLHSGVQILPRAIIQAGTIIKDNTIINTGAIVEHDCIIGRNNHIAPASTICGEVTTFDDVFIGTNATIIQGISIAQGSIIGAGAIVTQDILFSSICYPSPITVKTNK
- the neuB gene encoding N-acetylneuraminate synthase; translation: MTIIIAEAGVNHNGSEKLAFELVDAAFNAGADIVKFQTFKAKNLVTEHAEQATYQVKNTQKQESQLAMLSRLELSYDAHHQLIKYCNKLGIEFLSTAFDDESLDFLVTDLGLSRLKIPSGELTNAPLVLKHARSGCDLIVSTGMATLAEIEMALGVIAFGYTKDKSAMPSISAFQEAYASKAGQEALKTKVTLLHCTTEYPAPMEEINLCAMDTLGLAFALPMGYSDHSEGITIPIAATARGAVLIEKHFTLDKNMEGPDHKASLEPQELTEMVRAIRQVELALGSRIKTPTISEIKNKSVARKSLVAAKPIKAGETFSSENLTIKRPGNGISPYRYWELLGNTAHNEYKPGDLILE